In candidate division KSB1 bacterium, a genomic segment contains:
- the upp gene encoding uracil phosphoribosyltransferase codes for MGAVVVTEHPLIRHKLGLVRMKQTEPWLFRQLVNEITYLMLYEATRNLRTRPIPIETPLASTTAEWLDDDVVVVPILRAGLGMLDGFLRLIPLAKVGFVGIYRDHESLEPVEYYCKVPELRQSQVYVLDPMLATGGSAVAAASSLKARGATSIRHLCLLAAPEGINALHAAHPDVEIYCAHIDERLDEQGYIVPGIGDCGDRLFWTR; via the coding sequence ATGGGCGCCGTAGTAGTCACTGAGCACCCGCTCATCAGGCATAAACTGGGCCTGGTCCGCATGAAGCAGACGGAACCCTGGCTCTTTCGGCAGTTAGTGAACGAAATCACCTATCTCATGCTCTACGAGGCCACGCGTAATCTGCGCACACGCCCCATCCCCATCGAGACACCCCTGGCGAGCACCACTGCTGAATGGCTGGACGATGATGTGGTGGTTGTCCCCATTCTGCGCGCGGGTCTGGGAATGCTGGATGGTTTTCTCCGGCTCATCCCCTTGGCCAAGGTAGGGTTTGTCGGCATCTATCGCGATCACGAGTCGCTTGAGCCGGTGGAATACTACTGCAAGGTGCCGGAGCTCAGGCAGAGCCAAGTGTATGTGTTGGACCCAATGCTGGCCACCGGCGGCTCGGCGGTGGCAGCCGCTTCCTCGCTGAAGGCGCGCGGCGCCACGTCCATTCGACACCTTTGTTTGCTGGCTGCGCCGGAGGGGATCAATGCCCTGCATGCCGCGCACCCGGACGTGGAGATTTACTGCGCCCACATCGACGAGCGCCTTGATGAGCAGGGATACATCGTGCCGGGGATAGGTGATTGTGGAGACCGCCTGTTCTGGACAAGGTAA
- a CDS encoding cation diffusion facilitator family transporter, protein MPTAQERDRCCSPPQVAPHDTGNLRVAFFLNLGFTLVELIGGVLTNSLAILSDALHDLGDSLSLGLTWYLDKLARRARTQRYTFGYRRFSLLGAVTNSLLLLVGAAMVLWRAIPRLFAPHPVHTGGMLALAVLGVVVNGAAAWRLHKGERLSERVAMLHLLEDVLGWAAVLVASVVMHFTNALFLDPALSVAITLFVVWRVWINLARAAGIFLQSVPEAVDLEGLERAVRKVPGVCSVHDLHVWSMDGQYNVLTLHAVVAPGTTAEEMLRIKQECRRVLGLQNVHHSTIEIETSDECCGLQGC, encoded by the coding sequence ATGCCCACTGCGCAGGAACGAGATAGGTGTTGTTCACCTCCGCAAGTGGCACCGCACGATACCGGGAACCTCCGGGTCGCCTTTTTTCTCAATCTGGGCTTTACCCTGGTGGAACTGATCGGGGGTGTGCTGACTAATAGCTTGGCCATCCTCTCCGACGCCCTCCATGATTTGGGCGACAGCCTCTCCTTAGGGCTAACCTGGTACTTGGACAAGCTCGCCAGACGTGCTCGAACTCAGCGCTACACCTTTGGTTATCGTCGCTTCTCGCTCTTGGGGGCGGTGACTAATTCACTCCTGCTTCTGGTCGGCGCGGCAATGGTACTGTGGCGGGCAATACCGCGCTTGTTTGCCCCGCATCCGGTGCACACCGGCGGGATGTTGGCGTTGGCGGTCCTCGGCGTAGTGGTCAACGGGGCGGCCGCCTGGCGCCTGCACAAGGGTGAGCGCCTCAGCGAGCGGGTCGCCATGCTGCACCTGCTGGAAGATGTGCTCGGATGGGCCGCGGTGTTGGTCGCCAGTGTGGTGATGCACTTCACCAACGCGCTCTTCTTGGATCCCGCTCTTTCTGTGGCCATTACCCTTTTCGTAGTCTGGAGGGTGTGGATCAACCTTGCCAGGGCAGCTGGCATCTTTTTGCAATCTGTCCCGGAGGCGGTGGACCTTGAAGGCTTGGAACGGGCCGTGCGCAAGGTGCCGGGTGTCTGTTCAGTGCACGACCTGCATGTCTGGTCCATGGACGGGCAGTACAATGTCCTCACCCTTCACGCGGTAGTAGCTCCCGGCACGACCGCAGAGGAGATGCTACGCATCAAACAAGAGTGCCGGCGGGTGCTGGGCCTTCAAAATGTGCACCACAGCACCATCGAGATCGAAACGTCCGATGAGTGCTGTGGCTTACAAGGGTGTTGA
- a CDS encoding metallopeptidase TldD-related protein has translation MVCSYGAPEGEGTAGLGRPSPACAVTSYDFDLSPGAMHRVLTAALDKGGDFAELFLEYRVSTSVVMEEDLLKETSESVTLGAGVRVLAGEKTGYAYTNDLSSRALRHAGLTAAAIALGEGRTRVVALRAHTAPHQVYDLDQLLSVLPLPTRLDIVQRAYQAAQAYDHRVSRVQVSMSDVLAHVLVANSEGLVVTDLRPQVRLAVNVVAECDGVRNRGTFTAGGRVGLGYFQRVQTPEQVGRTAAEEAITLLQAVDPPAGEQPVVLGAGQSGVMIHEAVGHPLEADGNRKGTSIMANRMGSMVATPQVTVYDDPTIPHLRGSLNIDDEGTPTQRTVLIERGRLVGYLQDRLSARLMGMAPTGNGRRESYQHYPIPRMTNTVLAEGAYSPEEVIASVKKGFYAKTFKGGQVEDSGKFVFSVNLGYLIEDGRLTRPVKNATLIGTNVQVLQSISMVANDMGFFLGTCGKEGQSVPVTAGTPTLRIDQMTVGGRR, from the coding sequence ATGGTTTGCTCCTACGGCGCCCCAGAAGGGGAGGGGACTGCTGGGTTGGGTCGACCCTCGCCGGCGTGCGCGGTGACCTCTTATGACTTTGACCTTTCGCCAGGCGCCATGCACCGCGTGCTGACGGCGGCTTTGGACAAGGGTGGAGACTTTGCAGAGCTGTTCCTGGAGTATCGGGTCAGCACCAGCGTTGTCATGGAGGAGGACCTCCTCAAAGAGACCTCCGAGAGCGTGACGCTGGGAGCGGGGGTGCGGGTACTGGCCGGCGAAAAAACAGGTTACGCTTACACCAATGACCTCTCTTCTCGCGCCTTGCGTCATGCCGGGCTCACTGCCGCGGCCATCGCCCTGGGAGAGGGTAGGACGCGTGTTGTAGCCTTGCGCGCTCACACCGCTCCGCACCAGGTTTACGACTTGGACCAGCTGCTCTCCGTCCTTCCACTTCCCACAAGGCTGGACATAGTCCAGCGGGCTTACCAGGCCGCGCAAGCCTACGACCACCGTGTGAGCCGAGTGCAAGTCTCTATGTCCGACGTGTTGGCTCATGTGCTGGTTGCCAACAGCGAGGGGCTGGTGGTGACTGACCTCCGTCCGCAGGTTCGACTGGCGGTGAATGTTGTGGCTGAGTGTGATGGTGTGCGTAATCGGGGCACCTTCACTGCCGGCGGTCGCGTGGGGCTTGGCTACTTTCAGCGCGTGCAGACGCCAGAGCAGGTGGGACGCACCGCGGCCGAGGAAGCTATCACCCTTTTGCAGGCCGTGGACCCGCCCGCCGGCGAACAACCTGTGGTGCTGGGCGCTGGACAGAGCGGTGTGATGATCCACGAGGCGGTGGGACATCCGTTGGAAGCAGACGGTAACCGCAAAGGAACGTCCATCATGGCCAATCGCATGGGGAGCATGGTGGCCACGCCGCAGGTGACCGTCTACGACGACCCCACCATCCCGCATCTGCGCGGTTCGCTGAACATTGATGACGAAGGAACTCCCACGCAGCGCACCGTACTTATCGAGCGAGGCAGGCTCGTAGGGTACCTCCAGGATCGCCTTTCGGCGCGCCTGATGGGCATGGCGCCCACCGGCAACGGTCGCCGGGAAAGCTATCAGCATTACCCTATCCCGCGCATGACCAATACCGTCCTTGCCGAGGGGGCTTACAGCCCCGAGGAGGTCATTGCCTCGGTGAAGAAGGGGTTCTATGCCAAGACATTTAAAGGGGGACAGGTTGAGGATTCGGGCAAGTTCGTCTTCTCCGTGAATCTCGGCTACCTCATTGAAGACGGCCGACTGACGCGTCCAGTCAAGAATGCTACGCTTATCGGCACGAACGTTCAGGTGCTGCAGAGTATCTCGATGGTGGCCAACGACATGGGATTCTTTCTTGGCACGTGCGGGAAGGAAGGGCAGTCTGTGCCCGTGACCGCGGGTACGCCCACGCTGCGCATTGACCAGATGACGGTGGGAGGGCGCCGGTGA
- a CDS encoding TldD/PmbA family protein, with the protein MKRIDFLTLAESLVNYGRRAGADQVEVAIGRGTEFSVRVRKGQIEHLVEAGALSMGARVIVGQRVASTSSSDLSRATLERLIAGAVARARLVHADPFAGLPEKEELSVDIAALRLSDPEVARMPAEEKIRLALKTEELCLADPRVANSYGASCETHVGEFFIANSLGVRGWYEATSIALGVYLQAGSGDDLVEEGWYESRRHLADLPPPEMVAQKALMRLIRLIGPRKVPTQNVPVVFEPEVTGQLLGLLYACVNGGAIYQRQSFLVDKLGQEVASRQVRVVDEGLIPGAPGTRPFDGEGVPTRTTVVIENGLLRSYLLDTYSARKLGMRSTGNASGPTNLYLAPGPHSPEDIIASVDKGLLVTSTMGSGFNPVSGDFSRGAFGLWIEGGEVVYPVAEVTISGNLGRMLEGIEMVGNDLELRRSVIGPTVKIGELTVAGS; encoded by the coding sequence GTGAAAAGGATCGATTTTCTGACACTGGCCGAGTCGTTGGTTAACTATGGCCGCCGAGCTGGGGCGGACCAGGTAGAAGTAGCCATCGGCCGCGGCACCGAGTTTTCCGTACGCGTGCGCAAGGGTCAAATCGAGCATCTGGTAGAGGCGGGTGCCCTGAGCATGGGTGCACGCGTCATCGTGGGCCAACGCGTGGCGAGTACCTCTTCGTCTGATTTGAGCCGTGCCACGCTGGAACGACTTATTGCTGGAGCGGTGGCGCGTGCACGTCTGGTGCATGCCGATCCCTTTGCTGGACTGCCGGAGAAGGAGGAGCTGAGTGTGGACATCGCTGCCTTGCGTCTCTCTGACCCCGAGGTGGCGCGCATGCCCGCAGAGGAGAAGATTCGCTTGGCGCTCAAGACCGAGGAGCTTTGCTTGGCCGACCCACGAGTCGCCAACTCCTATGGCGCCAGTTGTGAGACGCATGTGGGTGAGTTTTTCATTGCAAACTCCCTCGGGGTCAGAGGCTGGTACGAGGCGACGAGCATCGCTCTCGGTGTCTATTTGCAGGCGGGTTCAGGAGATGACTTGGTGGAGGAAGGGTGGTACGAGAGCAGGCGCCATCTGGCCGATTTGCCGCCGCCGGAAATGGTCGCCCAGAAGGCCCTCATGCGCCTGATTCGCCTCATCGGACCGCGTAAGGTACCGACCCAGAACGTCCCCGTGGTGTTCGAGCCGGAGGTGACCGGTCAGCTCTTGGGGCTCCTCTACGCGTGCGTGAACGGCGGAGCGATCTATCAGCGCCAGTCCTTCTTGGTAGACAAGTTAGGTCAGGAGGTGGCCTCGCGCCAAGTGCGCGTGGTCGACGAAGGCCTCATTCCTGGGGCTCCTGGTACCCGACCCTTCGATGGCGAAGGCGTGCCGACGCGCACGACTGTAGTCATCGAAAATGGTCTGTTGCGAAGCTACCTCCTTGATACCTACTCGGCACGCAAGCTTGGCATGCGCTCCACTGGGAACGCCTCCGGGCCCACAAACCTTTACCTTGCCCCCGGCCCGCACTCGCCGGAGGACATCATTGCCTCGGTGGACAAGGGGCTTTTGGTGACGAGTACAATGGGGTCGGGTTTCAACCCGGTCAGCGGGGACTTTTCACGAGGGGCATTTGGCCTATGGATCGAGGGGGGAGAGGTGGTTTATCCCGTGGCCGAAGTGACCATTTCCGGCAACTTGGGGCGCATGCTGGAGGGTATTGAGATGGTGGGAAATGACCTGGAGTTGCGGCGCAGCGTCATTGGTCCTACCGTCAAAATCGGTGAGCTGACTGTGGCCGGCTCGTAG